A genomic stretch from Polyangium spumosum includes:
- a CDS encoding radical SAM protein, translating into MLSVRHLEKFVTASANRVWPVMQRLNTLGPEPSPFQPRWSDKPIPRGKERTKPPLGWPRTTDSLCPTCVKEARAEILRGDADFTKLITDKPGEIKARIVERDGQIRMEKQCPKHGPVSDVISIDPRFLERIESLFQGRDVAMTPDRIHQHGSSSIKYGRGAVLTVDLTNRCNMMCDPCFMDANQVGYVHELSWEEVQQILDDAAEVRPRRQMSIQFSGGEPTLSPHFLDAIRYARKKGYFAVQCATNGLRFAQEPGFAKQCKEAGLRMAYLQFDGVTNEANSHRKIGNLYDVKLRAIEELSAAGIDVILVVTVVNGVNNDMIGPIIQFAIENADKVTVVSFQPVSFTGRDEDISDELREKQRYTLSHLAHDVARQTGVTEPLRDWFPLSALSPFGDVVDLLDGPDKDFGQLNCGCHPNCGIGTVLFVNKKTKQMVPLLEFLDMEGILRDFRAIFDAGRGSKWTKAQVLTSILRHYKPEKAPPGFDVKTLLKQFMSQTGAAHAGESDAKQYEWRVLFVAGMWFQDLFNYDFRRTEMCIIPYGTQMGEISFCAYNTGVGWRNVLEKIKANATVAEWYKKYGRHPVYAKNKDLPLPEFDNPLTIKEHDLARQERQKKAVRLPIVPS; encoded by the coding sequence ATGTTGTCCGTGCGCCACCTGGAGAAATTCGTCACGGCCTCCGCGAACCGCGTCTGGCCGGTGATGCAGAGGCTGAACACGCTCGGCCCCGAGCCTTCGCCGTTTCAGCCTCGATGGAGCGACAAGCCCATCCCGCGCGGCAAGGAGCGGACGAAGCCGCCGCTCGGCTGGCCTCGGACGACGGACAGCTTGTGCCCGACCTGCGTGAAGGAGGCGCGGGCGGAGATCCTGCGCGGCGACGCGGACTTCACGAAGCTCATCACCGACAAGCCGGGCGAGATCAAGGCGCGCATCGTCGAGCGAGACGGCCAGATCCGGATGGAGAAGCAGTGCCCGAAGCACGGGCCCGTAAGCGACGTGATCTCGATCGACCCGAGGTTCCTCGAGCGGATCGAGAGCCTCTTCCAGGGCCGCGACGTGGCCATGACGCCCGACCGCATCCACCAGCACGGGTCGAGCAGCATCAAGTACGGCCGCGGCGCCGTGCTCACGGTCGACCTCACGAATCGCTGCAACATGATGTGCGATCCGTGCTTCATGGACGCGAATCAGGTCGGCTACGTGCACGAGCTCTCCTGGGAGGAGGTCCAGCAGATCCTCGACGACGCGGCCGAGGTGCGGCCGAGGCGGCAGATGTCGATCCAGTTCTCCGGCGGCGAGCCCACGCTCAGCCCGCATTTCCTCGACGCGATCCGCTACGCCCGCAAGAAGGGTTATTTCGCCGTGCAATGCGCGACGAACGGCCTCCGCTTCGCGCAGGAGCCCGGGTTTGCGAAGCAATGCAAGGAGGCGGGCCTGCGGATGGCCTACCTCCAGTTCGACGGCGTCACGAACGAGGCGAACAGCCACCGCAAGATCGGAAACCTCTACGACGTCAAGCTCCGGGCCATCGAGGAGCTCTCGGCGGCGGGGATCGACGTCATCCTGGTCGTGACCGTGGTCAATGGCGTCAACAACGACATGATCGGCCCGATCATCCAATTCGCCATCGAAAACGCCGACAAGGTCACGGTCGTCTCGTTCCAGCCCGTGAGCTTCACCGGGCGCGACGAGGACATCTCCGACGAGCTGCGCGAGAAGCAGCGCTACACCTTGAGCCACCTCGCGCACGACGTGGCGCGACAGACCGGCGTCACCGAGCCCTTGCGCGATTGGTTCCCGCTCTCGGCGCTCTCGCCGTTCGGCGACGTGGTCGACCTGCTCGACGGCCCGGACAAGGATTTTGGCCAGCTCAACTGCGGCTGTCACCCGAATTGCGGCATCGGCACGGTGCTCTTCGTCAACAAGAAGACGAAGCAGATGGTCCCCTTGCTCGAGTTCCTCGACATGGAGGGGATCCTGCGGGATTTCCGGGCGATCTTCGACGCGGGTCGGGGCTCGAAATGGACGAAGGCCCAGGTGCTCACGAGCATCCTCCGCCATTACAAGCCCGAGAAGGCGCCGCCCGGCTTCGACGTGAAGACGCTCCTCAAGCAGTTCATGAGCCAGACGGGCGCCGCGCACGCGGGCGAGAGCGACGCGAAGCAGTACGAGTGGCGCGTGCTCTTCGTCGCCGGCATGTGGTTCCAGGACCTCTTCAACTACGATTTCCGCCGGACGGAGATGTGCATCATCCCCTACGGCACGCAGATGGGCGAGATCAGCTTCTGCGCGTACAACACAGGCGTCGGCTGGCGCAACGTGCTCGAGAAGATCAAGGCGAACGCCACGGTCGCCGAATGGTACAAGAAATACGGCCGGCACCCGGTGTACGCGAAGAACAAGGACCTGCCCCTGCCCGAGTTCGACAACCCCCTCACCATCAAGGAGCACGATCTCGCCAGGCAGGAGCGCCAGAAGAAGGCCGTCCGGCTGCCGATCGTGCCGTCCTAG